Proteins encoded in a region of the Pelmatolapia mariae isolate MD_Pm_ZW linkage group LG16_19, Pm_UMD_F_2, whole genome shotgun sequence genome:
- the LOC134646337 gene encoding uncharacterized protein LOC134646337: MTFNTVGMETISRYLDISQTFTLICCFSCIFLQTEGNSTSWMVGSTVTLHCSNNSISNLLQLTWRRNGTHLFSFKAQKTSNNSSVTLSSNQKTSDSRIIRSSAAAILNLSMSTLKSQLYALIIERAQKSHEGNYTCETTTDSGVFEQKWELMITEDAEAGNPLKIHIAAIMVACVCFLIFIICALTFLRQICKRQSENITQLTVTSPEHLYENPLELEARQRRFQNQVLPYTKRTEQ; encoded by the exons ATGACTTTCAATACTG TGGGGATGGAAACCATTTCAAGATATTTGGACATCAGCCAGACCTTCACCCTAATATGCTGCTTCTCCTGTATTTTCTTGCAAACAG AAGGGAACAGCACTTCCTGGATGGTCGGGAGCACAGTGACCCTGCACTGTAGCAATAACTCAATCAGCAACCTCCTTCAACTGACATGGAGAAGGAATGGGACTCATCTGTTTAGTTTCAAGGCACAGAAAACCTCAAACAACAGCTCTGTGACCTTAAGCAGTAATCAGAAAACATCAGACAGCAGAATAATAAGGTCTTCTGCAGCTGCCATCCTGAATCTAAGCATGTCCACCTTAAAAAGCCAACTGTATGCACTAATCATAGAGAGAGCTCAGAAATCTCATGAAGGAAACTACACTTGTGAAACGACCACAGACTCAGGAGTCTTCGAACAGAAATGGGAGCTCATGATTACAG aagACGCTGAAGCTGGAAATCCATTGAAAATCCATATTGCTGCAATTATGGTagcttgtgtgtgtttcctgatCTTTATCATTTGTGCTTTGACCTTTCTGAGACAAATCTGCAAAAGACAGTCAGA AAATATCACCCAACTGACTGTGACATCG CCAGAACATCTTTATGAAAACCCCCTTGAACTTGAAGCTCGCCAGCGACGTTTCCAAAACCAGGTTCTCCCCTACACAAAGAGGACTGAGCAATAA